A window of Aedes aegypti strain LVP_AGWG unplaced genomic scaffold, AaegL5.0 Primary Assembly AGWG_AaegL5_hic_scaff_1142_PBJ_arrow, whole genome shotgun sequence contains these coding sequences:
- the LOC110680273 gene encoding LOW QUALITY PROTEIN: nuclear migration protein nudC-like (The sequence of the model RefSeq protein was modified relative to this genomic sequence to represent the inferred CDS: inserted 1 base in 1 codon; deleted 1 base in 1 codon) gives MSSDEGKFDQVLFTLAEQHPGGVPDLLATIAGFLNRKTDFYTGGDKGEWEKLVLKIFRKEAEIAQEVARKKREEREAAERRRAEARRKKEEEERLQQEQQSAAITELTDAEAEKMQQEIAAQKSKEESKPVTEATPDADEKKDDDEEPEDKGKLKPNQGNGCDLEKYTWTQTLQELELRVPFDVKFTLKAKDVVVNIQRKSLKVGLKGHPPVIDGELHADVKMEESLWHLDKNTVVVTLDKINQMNWWDRLVVTDPPINTRKINPESSKLSDLDGQTRGMVEKMMFDQRQKEMGLPTSDEQXKQDVLKKFMQQHPEMDFSKCKFT, from the exons ATGTCCAGCGACGAAGGGAAGTTCGATCAGGTTTTGTTCACTCTGGCAGAGCAGCATCCGGGTGGCGTTCCGGAC CTCCTCGCAACAATCGCCGGT TTCCTGAACCGGAAAACGGATTTCTACACCGGAGGCGACAAGGGCGAATGGGAGAAGCTGGTGTTGAAAATATTCCGTAAGGAAGCGGAAATTGCTCAGGAGGTTGCCCGTAAGAAACGTGAGGAACGTGAGGCAGCTGAGCGCAGAAGGGCAGAGGCTCGCCGGAAGAAGGAGGAAGAGGAACGGCTTCAACAGGAACAGCAATCAGCTGCCATTACTGAGCTTACCGATGCCGAGGCGGAGAAAATGCAGCAGGAAATTGCTGCCCAAAA gAGCAAGGAGGAATCCAAACCAGTAACGGAGGCCACCCCAGATGCTGATGAGAAAAAGGACGATGACGAAGAACCAGAGGACAAGGGAAAACTGAAACCCAACCAAGGCAACGGATGCGATCTGGAGAAGTACACATGGACTCAAACGCTTCAGGAGCTGGAACTCCGCGTACCATTCGATGTCAAGTTCACGCTGAAGGCCAAGGACGTCGTGGTGAACATTCAACGAAAATCGCTCAAGGTTGGCCTCAAAGGACACCCACCGGTCATTGACGGTGAACTGCATGCCGATGTGAAAATGGAAGAGTCTCTGTGGCATCTTGACAAGAACACCGTTGTGGTCACTTTGGACAAAATCAACCAGATGAATTGGTGGGACAGATTGGTCGTGACCGATCCGCCAATCAATACGCGAAAAATCAATCCGGAATCGTCCAAGCTGTCCGATTTGGATGGACAGACGCGTGGTATGGTTGAGAAGATGATGTTCGACCAGCGACAGAAGGAGATGGGACTGCCGACAAGCGATGAGC AAAAGCAAGATGTGCTGAAGAA gtttatGCAACAACATCCGGAGATGGACTTCTCCAAATGTAAATTTACATAA